From the genome of Bacteroides sp. MSB163, one region includes:
- a CDS encoding TonB-dependent receptor yields the protein MKHFFIWIFLFFFSVSGFAQDLNIKGQITDTSGESIIGVNVKVKGKDTGTITDIDGNYHLQAAPNDILVVSYIGFITQEVPVKNRTVVDIRLIEDVKALDEVVVVGYGTQRKADLTGAVIRADIKTLKRSPNSNVLQSLQGNVPGLNIGQVTNSGGTPSMSIRGTNTLGGNKDVLVILDGIIYTSSLSSINPDDIESVDILKDASSTAVYGAQAANGVVMITTKKGVEGKPKITFSSSYTFSNPTHNYRPMNREEYLDNVRDFYYTEAFLGPDYTTPNPDFDLASKLPDAPLRDENGNVSPYNYNWWDEGTQSGHLFENRFNISGGSKSINYMLSYSNTDQRGFIVNDDFKRNSVRLNLNAEIAPWWKIGIQTFGAFVNQDGAEPGLWNLITQSPLIEPYDADGKIKPYPFNTLDTNPFMGSDIDDYERHNYFFGNISSEIKLPLKGLVYRLNFGNNYRIDNHFQASQYGYNLQGEAYKEHTGYYDYTIDNILAYNATFGEHHIDATLLYGASERKYDYTKALGQGFTRMTLGYNSLEQATTRYVYSDAWREALCYQMARVSYRLMDRYLITGTVRRDGFSGFAANNKYATFPSIALGWIISEESFFKIPWIDYLKLRGGYGISGNQTSRYKSLSTVASEIRYIFGDGGKPVIGQEISALGNSNLKWEKTAGINLGLDFTILGQRLTGSVEYYSTTTKDLLYDVALPDITGFSKIASNLGKIKNKGFEFILTSKNIQTSDFKWTTSLNFSTNSNKIVTLTGEDNDGDGIEDDNISSNLFIGQPISAVYGYVVDGIYQLGDDIPAGFYPGNYRIVDMTGEGEITPEDRVILGKGDPAYRFGIMNTLEYKNFTLSFFINSVQGGKDGYLAANSSSLVRDQNNLRWNRISAWDYWSPRNPDAVYARSISTPKITPTVYEDRSFVRLQDVSLSYAFPKSVTNKVGLSEIDLFFSGKNLLTFTKWHGWDPEAGSTYSGRPVMRSFSFGVSLTY from the coding sequence ATGAAACATTTTTTTATTTGGATTTTCTTGTTTTTTTTCTCAGTGTCCGGTTTTGCGCAAGATTTGAATATCAAAGGGCAAATCACGGATACATCCGGTGAATCGATTATTGGTGTGAATGTAAAGGTGAAAGGTAAGGATACCGGGACTATAACGGATATAGACGGAAACTATCACCTTCAGGCTGCTCCGAATGATATTTTGGTTGTCTCTTATATCGGTTTTATTACTCAGGAAGTGCCTGTGAAAAATAGAACGGTTGTTGATATACGTTTGATAGAAGATGTGAAAGCATTGGATGAAGTGGTAGTAGTGGGATATGGAACACAACGTAAGGCTGACTTGACGGGTGCCGTTATACGTGCAGATATTAAAACGTTGAAAAGGTCTCCTAATTCAAATGTATTACAATCTTTACAGGGAAATGTTCCGGGACTTAATATTGGGCAGGTGACTAATTCGGGAGGTACTCCGTCGATGTCTATCCGTGGTACGAATACTTTGGGAGGAAACAAGGATGTGCTGGTTATTTTGGACGGTATCATTTATACAAGTTCATTATCTTCAATAAATCCTGATGACATTGAATCTGTTGATATCCTGAAAGATGCAAGTTCTACTGCTGTATATGGTGCACAGGCAGCCAATGGAGTAGTTATGATTACTACTAAAAAAGGTGTGGAAGGGAAACCGAAAATCACTTTCTCCAGCAGTTATACATTTTCTAACCCGACCCACAATTATCGTCCGATGAATCGTGAAGAGTATCTGGATAATGTCAGAGACTTCTATTATACGGAGGCTTTCCTTGGACCTGATTATACTACCCCTAATCCGGATTTTGACCTCGCGTCTAAATTGCCGGATGCTCCGTTGAGGGATGAAAATGGAAATGTCAGTCCTTATAATTATAACTGGTGGGACGAAGGAACACAAAGCGGGCATCTGTTTGAAAACCGTTTTAATATATCCGGTGGCAGTAAATCCATCAATTATATGCTTTCGTACTCCAATACGGATCAACGTGGATTTATTGTGAATGATGATTTTAAAAGAAACAGCGTTCGTCTGAATTTGAATGCGGAAATAGCTCCCTGGTGGAAAATAGGAATTCAGACCTTTGGTGCATTTGTGAATCAGGATGGTGCGGAGCCTGGTTTGTGGAATCTGATAACCCAATCTCCATTGATTGAACCTTATGACGCAGATGGTAAGATAAAGCCATATCCTTTTAATACATTGGATACCAATCCTTTTATGGGATCGGATATTGATGATTACGAGCGTCATAATTACTTTTTCGGTAATATATCGTCCGAAATAAAATTGCCTCTTAAAGGGTTAGTGTATCGGTTGAATTTTGGAAATAACTATAGGATAGACAATCATTTTCAGGCCAGCCAGTATGGATACAATCTGCAAGGAGAGGCTTATAAAGAGCATACCGGCTACTATGATTATACTATAGACAATATTCTGGCTTACAATGCTACATTTGGCGAACATCATATTGATGCCACATTATTATATGGGGCTTCGGAGCGTAAATACGATTATACAAAGGCTTTGGGACAGGGATTTACACGCATGACATTGGGTTATAATAGTCTGGAACAGGCAACAACGCGCTATGTATATTCGGATGCTTGGAGAGAGGCTCTTTGTTATCAGATGGCCAGGGTCAGTTATCGTTTAATGGACCGGTATTTGATAACGGGTACAGTGCGTAGAGATGGTTTTTCGGGATTTGCGGCGAATAATAAATATGCCACTTTCCCTTCCATAGCTTTGGGATGGATTATCTCAGAAGAGTCTTTCTTTAAAATACCCTGGATTGATTATCTGAAACTGCGTGGGGGATATGGTATCAGTGGAAATCAGACTAGCAGATACAAATCTTTGTCCACAGTGGCTTCTGAGATCAGATATATTTTTGGTGATGGTGGAAAGCCTGTAATCGGACAGGAAATTTCAGCTTTGGGAAATAGTAATCTGAAATGGGAAAAAACAGCAGGGATAAACTTAGGTCTTGATTTCACAATTCTGGGCCAAAGACTCACCGGTTCTGTAGAATACTATTCGACAACAACAAAAGACTTATTGTATGATGTGGCTTTACCCGATATTACGGGATTTTCAAAGATTGCTTCTAATCTTGGAAAAATCAAAAACAAGGGTTTCGAATTTATTCTCACTTCGAAGAATATACAGACTTCTGATTTTAAATGGACTACCTCACTCAATTTCTCGACAAACTCTAATAAAATCGTAACTTTGACAGGAGAAGATAATGACGGAGATGGCATAGAGGATGATAACATATCCAGTAACCTGTTTATAGGCCAGCCCATTTCTGCGGTATATGGGTATGTAGTGGATGGCATTTATCAGTTGGGTGATGATATACCTGCCGGTTTCTATCCGGGTAATTATCGTATTGTAGATATGACCGGAGAGGGAGAAATAACTCCTGAAGACCGTGTCATTTTAGGTAAAGGAGATCCGGCTTACCGGTTTGGTATTATGAATACGTTGGAGTATAAGAACTTCACGCTTAGTTTCTTTATCAATTCTGTTCAAGGAGGAAAGGATGGATATCTGGCAGCCAACTCTTCTTCGTTAGTTAGAGATCAGAATAATCTGCGCTGGAATCGTATAAGTGCATGGGATTACTGGTCACCGCGTAATCCGGATGCAGTCTATGCACGTTCCATCAGTACCCCGAAAATAACTCCTACGGTATATGAAGACCGGAGCTTTGTACGTTTGCAGGATGTTTCATTGTCTTATGCTTTTCCGAAGTCTGTTACGAATAAGGTCGGTTTGAGTGAAATTGATCTGTTTTTCAGTGGGAAAAACCTGCTGACTTTTACAAAATGGCATGGTTGGGACCCGGAAGCCGGAAGTACTTATTCGGGCAGACCGGTAATGAGAAGTTTTTCTTTTGGTGTTAGTCTTACTTATTAA
- a CDS encoding hybrid sensor histidine kinase/response regulator transcription factor, translated as MKQNGPFKLILLFSLVVYSIEGFCQQIPTINLVMKDGLSSNYVTDIAQDKYGFTWFATKYGLNRFDGDKFTVYLKEPNKELLNSNDINKIATDTINNKVWIANRWMGVNVFDCATQQFSSFLHDKNSPETLISNEIKDILVTSNGNVWIATNQGLDLYNPDNSQFIHYNTSTVPDFPSNDIMTLAEGSNGDLYIGHTYNGFTIFSPDNNSFKNFTHSPQNKNSLPDNTIHSIFVDTNSKIWIATNCGLSLFDPFRETFRNFKDVSGIHYTMQGAVYNVYSTSDGRIWVGTVSDLCYFDSKDTDLILSGKKNVNHMFIQDIYWGISNPTVYCVFEDSFKNIWIGSNGGGASFISSTSSFFHSWRINKIPGVTNGLNDKEVLTICVADNGNVWMGTDGGGINVNIDGKNCMFYSHDTGDISSNAYHSSLKDSNGDLWFGNMYNEMGIDIFISKEDRFIHYTPQGNGSVIYCLFEDNQRNVWIGSSNGLEIYNLITKKKDFLNKENSQLLTNEIRAVSQDKNGNIWIGTLNKGISIYNPESKTMKHINEHTIFENCVINQIFRDSKNRIWIATTEGLVLFPNEQSDTYQLFNTQNGLACNLVCSIEEDSEGNIWLSTHSGISCFIESEQRFLNYDHKDGTLFGTYMNNSVGKAQDGTIYFGSINGVCYFNPKDRPSNIILPPVIFTDFKVYGRNPHEDAIDTSIPMTNGKIMLNHNQNIFSITFNVMNKSLQGKVEYAYKLEGLEENWINIGGDNQVTFRNIPYRNYKLHIKARYKNQEWQTNYSTLFISINPPFWLSWWAKLIYIVSIATIVFFIIKSYKKRLQLRSSLSLEKEKAQKQQELNEERLRFYTNITHELKTPLTLILGPLEDLQCDSRIQKEHMKKISLIHKSTIRLLNLVTQILEFRKTETQNKKLCVIEGNIVEKIQEIGFKYKELNRNADITFDMITDTDKIQIYFDQEVISMIVDNLLSNAFKYTYKGTITLALRSVIANDVEYTEIEIADTGIGIPQEDISRIFERYYQTNIRKNIPGFGIGLALVKNLVDLHEGTILVDSEPNVGSSFRVRLITNNSYPDAIHINTNLKESIDEEKSSKPIVLVVEDEGDIRDYIAEALMGAYDVIVAENGEQGCQVAFTSIPDIVISDIMMPVKDGIELCKEIKNNIATSHIPVILLTAKDTLQDKTEGYDAGADSYVTKPFSASLLKSRVANLLEGRKKIASLISSSTHLKQSIIKESLNKIDNEFIERITKIIEENLMDEKIDVPTIAQELSMSYSSLYRKIKALTGMSTGEFIRKLRLRKAEQLLLSGKYNISEIAHQVGLNSVSYFRECFKEEYGMSPSEYIKQLK; from the coding sequence ATGAAACAGAACGGCCCATTTAAGTTAATCTTATTATTCTCGTTAGTAGTTTACTCCATAGAAGGTTTCTGCCAGCAGATTCCGACTATTAATTTAGTCATGAAAGATGGACTATCCAGTAACTATGTAACAGATATTGCCCAAGACAAATATGGCTTCACATGGTTTGCAACCAAATATGGACTTAATAGATTCGACGGAGACAAATTTACTGTCTATCTAAAAGAACCCAATAAAGAATTGCTTAATAGCAACGATATTAATAAAATTGCTACAGACACTATTAATAATAAGGTATGGATTGCCAACAGATGGATGGGCGTGAACGTATTTGATTGTGCAACACAGCAATTCTCATCTTTTTTGCATGATAAAAATAGCCCGGAGACACTGATATCCAATGAAATAAAAGATATTCTGGTCACTTCCAACGGGAATGTATGGATTGCAACGAATCAAGGATTAGATTTATATAATCCCGACAATTCACAGTTCATACATTATAATACATCGACAGTTCCTGATTTTCCCTCAAATGATATCATGACACTGGCTGAAGGCAGTAATGGTGATTTATACATCGGACATACCTATAACGGATTCACTATTTTCTCTCCGGATAACAACAGTTTTAAGAATTTCACTCATTCACCTCAAAACAAAAATTCACTTCCGGATAATACTATCCATTCTATATTTGTTGATACCAATTCTAAAATCTGGATTGCAACCAACTGCGGACTATCGCTTTTTGATCCCTTCAGAGAAACATTCCGCAATTTCAAAGATGTCAGTGGAATTCACTATACGATGCAAGGAGCTGTCTATAATGTCTATAGTACCAGTGATGGCCGAATATGGGTAGGTACAGTCTCTGATCTTTGTTATTTTGACTCCAAAGACACAGACCTGATTTTATCCGGGAAAAAGAATGTTAATCATATGTTTATTCAAGATATTTATTGGGGAATATCAAATCCAACCGTTTATTGTGTCTTTGAAGACTCTTTCAAAAACATTTGGATAGGTTCAAACGGCGGAGGAGCCAGCTTTATCAGCAGCACTTCATCCTTCTTTCATAGTTGGAGAATCAATAAGATACCGGGAGTCACTAACGGGCTCAATGACAAAGAAGTATTAACAATATGTGTTGCTGACAATGGCAATGTATGGATGGGAACCGACGGGGGAGGTATCAATGTCAACATTGATGGTAAGAATTGTATGTTTTATTCCCATGATACAGGAGATATCTCATCAAATGCTTATCATTCTTCTCTAAAAGATTCTAACGGAGATTTATGGTTTGGAAATATGTATAATGAAATGGGGATCGATATTTTTATAAGCAAAGAAGACAGATTCATCCATTACACTCCGCAGGGAAACGGTTCGGTTATCTATTGTCTCTTTGAAGACAATCAGAGAAATGTGTGGATTGGCAGCAGCAACGGGTTGGAAATTTACAACCTGATAACTAAGAAAAAAGATTTTCTAAATAAAGAGAACAGCCAACTATTAACTAATGAAATCAGAGCTGTTTCACAAGATAAAAACGGGAATATATGGATCGGCACTCTCAATAAAGGAATTAGTATATATAATCCGGAGAGTAAGACCATGAAACATATAAATGAGCACACTATATTCGAAAATTGTGTAATCAATCAGATATTCAGGGATTCTAAAAACAGAATTTGGATTGCAACAACAGAAGGATTAGTCTTATTCCCCAATGAGCAGTCAGATACTTACCAATTGTTTAATACCCAAAACGGATTAGCCTGCAATTTAGTCTGTTCCATTGAAGAAGATTCGGAAGGTAATATCTGGCTGAGCACCCATTCAGGTATCAGTTGTTTCATCGAGTCAGAGCAAAGATTCCTAAATTATGACCATAAGGACGGTACCCTATTCGGTACATATATGAACAACTCAGTTGGTAAGGCACAAGACGGAACTATTTATTTCGGCAGTATCAATGGTGTGTGCTACTTTAACCCCAAAGACAGACCTTCGAATATAATTCTTCCTCCGGTAATATTTACCGATTTCAAAGTCTATGGCAGAAACCCTCACGAAGATGCAATTGACACATCCATACCTATGACAAACGGAAAAATCATGCTTAACCATAATCAGAATATATTCAGCATAACGTTCAACGTCATGAACAAATCCCTGCAAGGTAAAGTTGAATATGCCTATAAACTGGAAGGATTAGAGGAAAACTGGATTAATATAGGAGGAGATAATCAAGTTACATTTCGCAATATTCCTTATCGTAACTATAAATTGCATATTAAGGCGCGTTATAAAAATCAGGAATGGCAAACTAACTACTCAACACTGTTCATCAGCATCAATCCTCCGTTTTGGCTCAGTTGGTGGGCTAAATTGATATATATAGTAAGTATAGCCACCATTGTATTCTTCATTATCAAATCTTATAAAAAACGTTTGCAGTTACGTAGTTCTTTATCACTCGAAAAAGAAAAAGCCCAGAAACAACAGGAATTAAATGAGGAACGATTGAGATTTTATACCAATATCACTCACGAACTGAAAACTCCATTAACATTAATACTCGGCCCACTTGAGGACCTACAATGCGATTCAAGAATACAAAAAGAACACATGAAAAAGATTTCTCTTATTCATAAAAGCACAATCCGCTTGCTAAATCTGGTCACTCAAATATTGGAGTTCCGTAAAACAGAAACCCAAAACAAGAAGTTATGTGTAATTGAAGGAAACATTGTCGAAAAGATTCAGGAAATCGGTTTCAAATATAAAGAACTGAATAGGAATGCCGATATCACATTTGATATGATTACTGATACAGACAAAATACAGATATATTTTGACCAGGAAGTAATTTCCATGATTGTTGATAACCTTTTATCCAATGCATTCAAATATACCTATAAGGGAACCATCACGCTTGCTTTGCGGTCAGTAATAGCTAATGATGTAGAATACACCGAAATTGAGATAGCTGACACAGGAATCGGAATCCCCCAAGAAGATATCTCACGTATATTCGAACGGTATTATCAAACTAATATAAGAAAAAACATACCCGGATTCGGTATAGGACTCGCTTTAGTGAAAAACCTGGTAGATTTGCATGAAGGAACTATCCTGGTGGATAGTGAGCCTAATGTAGGTTCATCCTTCCGTGTCCGGTTAATAACCAATAATTCCTATCCCGATGCCATACATATCAATACTAATCTCAAAGAATCCATAGATGAAGAGAAATCAAGCAAACCCATCGTTTTAGTAGTAGAAGACGAGGGCGACATCCGTGATTATATTGCTGAAGCACTGATGGGTGCTTACGATGTTATTGTTGCAGAGAATGGAGAACAAGGATGCCAGGTTGCCTTCACAAGTATTCCCGATATAGTTATCAGTGATATCATGATGCCCGTGAAGGATGGGATCGAATTATGCAAGGAAATTAAAAATAACATTGCAACCAGCCATATTCCTGTAATACTACTGACAGCGAAAGACACATTACAAGATAAAACAGAAGGATATGATGCCGGTGCCGATTCCTACGTCACCAAACCTTTCAGTGCATCTTTACTTAAAAGCAGAGTGGCCAATCTATTGGAAGGAAGAAAGAAAATAGCTTCTTTAATATCTTCAAGCACCCATCTTAAGCAATCTATCATCAAAGAATCATTAAACAAAATAGATAATGAATTCATTGAAAGAATAACAAAGATCATAGAAGAAAACTTGATGGATGAGAAAATAGATGTGCCTACAATAGCCCAGGAGTTATCAATGAGTTATTCTTCTCTTTACAGAAAAATAAAAGCCCTGACTGGGATGTCAACAGGAGAATTTATCCGTAAACTGAGGCTCAGGAAGGCAGAGCAACTATTGCTCTCAGGAAAGTATAATATTTCAGAAATAGCCCATCAGGTTGGGCTGAACTCTGTATCTTATTTCAGAGAATGCTTCAAAGAGGAATACGGAATGTCTCCATCAGAGTATATAAAGCAGTTGAAGTAA
- a CDS encoding glycosyl hydrolase 115 family protein, producing the protein MKKGVISLILLFIAQLGWAQFNLRFGQSVTLACDKTEAQVVQTALKLFARDYQSVFSAPAITDTRKGDIIVGTVGKTSLVEATGVDISCLKDKRQAFLLTVLPDGKLLVAGSDAHGTAYGIMELSRLIGVSPWEWWADVVPEKKTSFTLPANYQTTQSPSVEYRGIFINDEDWGLMPWSSKNYEPADQQQIGPKTNRRIFELLLRLRANTYWPAMHECTLPFFLTKGNREVAAEFGIFIGSSHCEPMVCNAAGEWRRRGEGDYDYVNNSASVYKFWEDRVKEVAGQENIYTLGMRGVHDGQMQGAKTVEEQKAVLERVLKDQRGLLEKYVNKDVTAIPQAFIPYKEVLDIYNAGLKVPDDVTLIWCDDNYGYIRHFPTPEEQVRKGGNGIYYHVSYWGRPHDYLWLGTFSPYLLYQQMKLAYDRGIQKMWVLNVGDIKPAEYQIELFLDMAWNIEQVVEEGVTAHLKNWLGREFGTEYAKTLLPVMQEHYRLAYIRKPEFMGNTREEERDPIYKKVKDLPWSEQTIRQRLKDYAALSSVVEEVEAKLPIHRKDAYMQLVKYPVQAADQMNRKLLNAQLARHGKVDWEQSDAAFDSIVSLTRRYNALQNGKWIHMMDFQPRKLPVFKRVAHETVVTPMVNEETPAYKWNAMDCTAGNPLQCEGLGYEGKAAGIDKNTSLTFAFDDWKTDSVEVEIRLLPNHPMDEKQLRFTLSVDKSAPQTVSYETKGRSEEWKENVLRNQAIRKVKLPVGKRESHKLVIKALDEGVVLDQIMLY; encoded by the coding sequence ATGAAAAAAGGGGTTATCAGTTTAATTTTGCTTTTTATTGCGCAGCTTGGCTGGGCACAGTTTAATTTACGTTTCGGACAATCGGTTACATTGGCCTGTGACAAAACAGAAGCACAAGTGGTGCAAACCGCCTTGAAATTGTTTGCGCGTGATTATCAATCGGTATTTTCAGCTCCCGCCATTACAGATACCCGGAAAGGGGATATCATAGTGGGAACTGTAGGAAAAACTTCATTGGTAGAGGCAACTGGTGTGGATATTTCTTGTCTGAAAGATAAAAGACAAGCCTTTCTTCTGACTGTTTTACCGGATGGAAAACTACTGGTAGCCGGAAGCGATGCACATGGTACAGCTTATGGTATTATGGAGCTTTCCCGCCTGATAGGAGTATCGCCGTGGGAATGGTGGGCGGATGTAGTGCCGGAAAAAAAGACATCTTTCACTTTACCCGCAAATTACCAAACGACACAGTCTCCTTCCGTAGAATACCGTGGCATCTTCATCAATGATGAAGATTGGGGATTGATGCCTTGGAGCAGTAAGAATTACGAGCCTGCCGATCAGCAACAAATCGGTCCTAAGACGAACCGTCGCATCTTTGAATTATTGCTCCGCCTGCGGGCTAACACTTATTGGCCTGCCATGCACGAGTGTACCTTGCCCTTTTTCCTGACAAAAGGTAACCGGGAAGTAGCTGCCGAATTCGGTATCTTTATCGGTTCTTCCCATTGCGAACCAATGGTGTGCAATGCTGCCGGCGAATGGAGAAGAAGGGGAGAGGGCGATTATGACTATGTGAATAACAGTGCCTCCGTTTACAAATTCTGGGAAGACCGCGTGAAAGAAGTGGCAGGACAAGAAAATATCTATACTTTGGGTATGCGTGGCGTGCACGACGGGCAAATGCAGGGAGCTAAAACAGTTGAAGAACAGAAAGCTGTGTTGGAACGCGTGCTTAAAGACCAGCGTGGTTTGCTGGAGAAGTATGTGAATAAAGATGTTACCGCCATTCCGCAGGCTTTCATACCTTACAAGGAAGTACTCGACATTTATAATGCCGGATTGAAGGTGCCGGATGATGTAACGCTGATCTGGTGTGATGATAATTATGGCTATATCCGTCACTTCCCTACGCCGGAAGAACAAGTTCGCAAAGGTGGAAACGGCATCTATTATCACGTATCCTATTGGGGACGTCCGCACGATTATCTTTGGCTGGGCACCTTCAGCCCGTATCTGCTCTATCAGCAGATGAAACTGGCCTATGACCGTGGCATTCAGAAAATGTGGGTACTGAATGTAGGTGATATCAAACCTGCCGAATATCAGATTGAGCTATTCCTCGATATGGCATGGAATATAGAACAAGTGGTCGAAGAAGGTGTTACCGCCCATTTAAAGAATTGGCTGGGCAGAGAGTTTGGTACGGAATACGCAAAGACTCTGCTTCCGGTTATGCAAGAGCATTACCGCTTGGCCTATATCCGCAAGCCCGAGTTCATGGGAAATACGCGTGAAGAAGAACGTGACCCTATTTATAAGAAAGTAAAAGACCTGCCTTGGAGTGAACAGACCATTCGTCAACGTTTGAAAGATTATGCTGCTTTGTCTTCCGTAGTCGAAGAAGTTGAGGCCAAACTTCCTATCCACCGGAAGGATGCCTATATGCAATTGGTAAAATATCCCGTACAAGCTGCCGACCAAATGAACCGGAAGCTCCTGAATGCGCAACTTGCCCGTCATGGAAAGGTCGATTGGGAACAAAGTGATGCGGCTTTCGATAGCATTGTTTCACTGACGCGTCGGTATAACGCTTTGCAAAACGGAAAGTGGATTCACATGATGGATTTCCAACCCCGCAAACTTCCTGTCTTTAAACGTGTGGCACATGAAACTGTCGTTACACCTATGGTAAATGAGGAAACTCCTGCCTATAAATGGAATGCTATGGATTGTACAGCCGGAAATCCTTTACAGTGCGAAGGTCTGGGATATGAGGGCAAAGCGGCAGGTATCGACAAAAACACTTCTCTTACTTTTGCTTTTGATGATTGGAAAACCGATTCTGTGGAAGTTGAAATACGCTTGTTACCCAATCATCCTATGGATGAAAAACAACTGCGTTTCACACTGTCAGTTGATAAATCGGCTCCGCAAACCGTTTCTTATGAAACCAAAGGGCGTAGCGAAGAATGGAAAGAAAATGTGTTGCGCAATCAAGCGATACGAAAAGTGAAACTGCCTGTCGGCAAACGAGAATCGCATAAACTGGTGATTAAGGCATTGGACGAGGGTGTTGTTTTGGATCAGATCATGCTTTATTGA
- a CDS encoding polysaccharide deacetylase family protein gives MKIKLLSVLCALLVFSAFTAEKKDTITIFMIGDSTMADKSLRNGNIERGWGQMLPNFLTDDVVVENHARNGRSSLSFINEGRWDTVVARLKKGDYVFIQFGHNDEKPSEKLHTDPGSTFDNNLRRFVTETREKGAYPVLFNSIVRRNFPPEGATENKGSYEKEGNILVDTHGEYLISPRRVAEEMEVPFVDLNKLTHDLVVGMGVEKSKELFMWVPAGKYDFCPKGKVDNTHLNIYGGKVVAGIAIEAVAKVVPELVPYIRYRDPEVYVADYKDNKECAVSYTFDDGLQEHYTLVFPEMEKVGFKGTFWICGNIIEHDIAQQGKSRMTWPQMKEMSDKGHEISNHSWSHANLKHLNSDGVKMEIEKNDSIIGAMIGKKPLTFCYPFNAFDEVILRKASEGRVATRTRQYGVGGDKSKSTVESLDKWVKELMIAGDWGVAMIHGISTGYDAFTSPNILWEHFRRVKNQEDNIWVGTFREVAAYVKERKNVQLDIVKKKSQWVVTPRLSLDKELFDEPLTMVLDKKGREKVKVSQNGKSLLLKERDDKLVFDFTPYGGAIKISFLTE, from the coding sequence ATGAAAATCAAGCTACTGTCTGTACTTTGTGCATTGTTGGTTTTTTCGGCTTTTACAGCTGAAAAGAAAGATACCATTACCATCTTTATGATTGGTGATTCTACCATGGCCGACAAAAGTCTGAGGAATGGTAATATTGAGCGTGGTTGGGGACAAATGCTTCCTAACTTCTTGACTGATGATGTTGTGGTTGAGAACCATGCCCGGAATGGAAGGAGTTCGCTTAGTTTTATCAATGAAGGACGTTGGGATACAGTTGTTGCAAGGCTGAAGAAAGGTGATTATGTATTTATCCAGTTTGGTCATAATGACGAAAAGCCATCGGAGAAACTCCACACTGATCCGGGAAGTACTTTTGATAATAACCTGCGCCGTTTTGTAACAGAGACACGTGAGAAAGGAGCTTATCCGGTGTTGTTTAATTCAATTGTGCGCAGGAATTTTCCACCGGAAGGGGCAACGGAAAATAAGGGTAGCTATGAAAAAGAAGGAAATATATTGGTAGATACACATGGAGAATATTTGATTTCTCCCCGCAGGGTAGCCGAAGAAATGGAAGTACCTTTTGTCGATTTGAACAAATTAACTCATGACTTGGTAGTTGGGATGGGAGTGGAAAAATCAAAGGAACTCTTTATGTGGGTGCCTGCGGGTAAGTATGACTTCTGTCCGAAAGGAAAGGTAGATAATACCCACCTGAATATATATGGTGGAAAAGTGGTGGCAGGGATTGCTATTGAGGCTGTAGCCAAAGTAGTGCCGGAACTGGTGCCATATATTCGCTACCGTGATCCGGAAGTATATGTAGCTGACTATAAGGACAATAAGGAATGTGCTGTCAGCTATACTTTTGATGATGGTCTACAGGAGCACTATACGCTTGTTTTCCCAGAAATGGAGAAGGTTGGATTCAAAGGAACTTTTTGGATATGTGGGAATATTATAGAGCATGACATTGCACAGCAAGGTAAGTCACGTATGACTTGGCCGCAGATGAAAGAAATGTCTGACAAAGGACATGAAATCTCCAATCATAGCTGGTCGCACGCGAATTTGAAGCATCTTAACTCAGATGGAGTGAAAATGGAAATAGAGAAGAATGATAGCATTATTGGAGCAATGATAGGTAAGAAACCTCTAACATTCTGTTATCCGTTCAATGCCTTTGATGAAGTGATATTGCGGAAAGCTTCTGAAGGTAGAGTGGCTACCCGTACAAGGCAATATGGGGTGGGTGGTGATAAATCGAAATCTACAGTTGAATCACTGGATAAATGGGTGAAGGAACTCATGATTGCCGGTGATTGGGGAGTGGCTATGATACATGGTATCTCTACCGGTTATGATGCTTTCACTTCCCCGAATATATTATGGGAACATTTTCGTAGAGTAAAGAATCAGGAAGACAATATTTGGGTAGGTACTTTCCGTGAAGTAGCGGCTTATGTGAAAGAACGGAAGAATGTACAACTGGATATTGTGAAAAAGAAATCGCAGTGGGTGGTTACACCTCGTTTGTCGCTGGACAAAGAATTATTCGACGAACCTTTGACAATGGTGTTGGATAAGAAAGGAAGGGAAAAAGTGAAGGTGTCTCAAAATGGAAAGAGTCTGTTGCTAAAAGAGCGGGATGATAAGCTGGTCTTTGATTTCACTCCGTATGGGGGAGCTATAAAAATAAGCTTTCTAACCGAATGA